The proteins below are encoded in one region of Helianthus annuus cultivar XRQ/B chromosome 2, HanXRQr2.0-SUNRISE, whole genome shotgun sequence:
- the LOC110895271 gene encoding uncharacterized protein LOC110895271 — translation MTAITNSCQFHGRDDEDAPAHINRITRLCSTFSIEGVNLDARYLQVFPFSLAGRAAIWFDSQPAGTFTTWAGLRDAFLAKYFSPAKASRLRDQIHSFRMEPDEPYHLAWERFQTLITRCSQHGLSDWALVEKFYNGLTPEIRARFDTSAGGQLMGKKTVAECNDLFESFAHSDMDYSTTSRTSIPVRTTSAGRGVNQVSLDSSVAAAVERAKEELRQEMRQELSEIKKKVDRCEVCRGGHDTIDCPTITLEQVEYIAGQSRGPTNPFNNSISNWRGSGNSSGYRSSGNPPGFPSGQYQSRGPGIYTHSGSGQFSGSGSSGQFMSRGPTQESQGSGKAPEVSRPPRSSEDSSGLAKQLQEHPPGQFSGNTFPNPANQSAKAITTRSGKSLGEVVREREVEDEREDEVDEEIEMEAPARARQQKYAQEYGKFLEMFTQLKINLPFIEALQSMPKYAKFLKDLLKRKERIGELSNIPLTGGCSAVVLNKLPEKLTDPGTFTIPCFFGGAVTPAHALADLGASINLMPFSLYERLGLGELTPTRMSLSLADRSVKYPCGIVENLLVKVDRFVFPVDFVVLDMEADERVPIILGRPFLRTAKAIIDVFDGKISLRAGDEVVTFEIDRVMQHPSCGDDVSGPCHSVYFLNSFISCVDTCFEYISGAHLVGEGVVDEHSEDEVDEVEEEQFDESDEVSAEPLELDAVSDESTPVEIPPPLKLKVLPSHLEYAFLGEKPSMPVIISSKLTEEEKARLIEVLREHSDAIAWRLSDIKGISPTFCTHRILMEDVFKPVVQP, via the exons ATGACCGCCATCACAAATTCCTGCCAGTTCCATGGTCGTGACGACGAGGATGCCCCAGCTCATATCAATCGCATCACTCGTCTCTGCAGCACCTTCTCCATCGAGGGTGTCAATCTTGATGCTAGGTATCTTCAGGTTTTTCCGTTCTCACTTGCTGGACGCGCAGCCATCTGGTTCGATTCCCAGCCTGCTGGCACTTTCACTACTTGGGCAGGCCTTCGCGATGCATTCTTAGCCAAGTATTTTTCGCCAGCCAAGGCATCTCGCCTTCGTGACCAGATCCACTCGTTTCGTATGGAGCCAGATGAGCCGTATCACTTAGCTTGGGAGCGTTTTCAGACCTTGATTACCCGTTGTTCTCAGCATGGTCTATCTGACTGGGCGTTAGTAGAGAAGTTCTACAATGGACTTACTCCTGAGATTAGGGCTCGTTTCGATACGTCAGCAGGAGGGCAGCTTATGGGAAAGAAGACAGTGGCGGAGTGCAATGATTTGTTTGAGAGTTTTGCCCACTCCGATATGGACTACAGCACTACCAGCAGGACTTCCATTCCTGTGCGTACCACCTCGGCCGGTCGAGGGGTAAACCAAGTTAGCTTGGATTCATCAGTAGCTGCTGCAGTCGAGAGAGCGAAGGAGGAGTTGAGGCAAGAGATGAGGCAGGAGTTGAGTGAGATAAAGAAGAAAGTCGATAGGTGTGAGGTTTGTCGAGGAGGACATGATACTATTGATTGTCCTACGATCACTCTTGAGCAGGTAGAGTACATAGCCGGTCAGTCTAGGGGTCCCACGAATCCGTTCAATAATTCTATTTCCAACTGGCGCGGTAGTGGTAATTCGAGTGGTTATCGTTCGTCTGGAAATCCTCCTGGATTTCCATCTGGTCAGTATCAGAGTAGAGGGCCCGGTATTTACACGCATTCTGGTTCAGGGCAGTTTAGTGGGTCAGGTTCGAGTGGTCAGTTTATGAGTAGGGGACCGACTCAGGAGAGTCAGGGTAGTGGGAAGGCTCCTGAGGTTA GCCGCCCTCCTCGATCTTCAGAGGACAGTAGCGGGCTTGCTAAGCAGTTACAGGAGCACCCACCGGGTCAGTTTTCGGGAAACACTTTCCCGAATCCCGCGAATCAGTCAGCGAAGGCGATTACGACCCGTAGTGGGAAGAGTTTGGGAGAGGTAGTGAGAGAACGAGAAGTTGAGGATGAGAGAGAAGATGAAGTCGATGAGGAGATCgagatggaggctccag CCCGTGCCAGGCAGCAGAAATATGCTCAGGAGTACGGGAAATTCCTCGAGATGTTTACTCAGTTGAAGATAAATCTTCCGTTCATCGAGGCGCTTCAGTCTATGCCTAAGTACGCAAAATTCCTTAAAGATCTTTTGAAGCGTAAGGAGAGAATCGGTGAGCTTTCGAATATTCCATTGACAGGAGGTTGTTCCGCGGTAGTCTTGAATAAGCTACCAGAGAAGTTGACCGACCCTGGCACATTCACGATTCCATGTTTCTTTGGGGGAGCCGTTACCCCTGCTCACGCCTTAGCCGATTTAGGGGCCAGCATCAATCTGATGCCATTCTCGTTGTATGAGCGACTTGGTCTAGGAGAGCTTACACCCACGCGCATGTCATTGTCCTTGGCTGACCGATCAGTCAAGTATCCTTGTGGGATAGTAGAGAATTTGTTGGTGAAGGTCGATAGGTTTGTGTTCCCAGTAGATTTCGTTGTGCTCGACATGGAGGCCGATGAGAGAGTTCCTATTATCCTAGGCCGTCCATTCCTTCGAACCGCAAAGGCGATCATCGACGTCTTTGACGGTAAGATTTCTCTTCGTGCGGGTGACGAGGTTGTCACATTCGAGATCGATAGGGTGATGCAACATCCTAGCTGTGGAGATGATGTTAGTGGGCCGTGTCATTCCGTCTATTTTCTCAATTCATTCATATCTTGTGTCGACACGTGTTTCGAGTACATTAGTGGAGCTCATTTAGTAGGCGAGGGAGTTGTTGACGAGCATTCTGAGGATGAGGTAGATGAGGTAGAGGAGGagcagtttgatgagagtgacgAGGTTAGTGCTGAGCCGTTAGAGCTCGATGCGGTTAGTGATGAGAGTACTCCCGTAGAGATTCCACCGCCTTTAAAACTTAAGGTTCTTCCTTCACATCTCGAGTACGCGTTTCTAGGAGAGAAGCCGAGTATGCCTGTCATCATTTCTTCGAAGTTGACAGAGGAGGAGAAGGCGAGGTTGATTGAGGTGCTTAGAGAGCACAGTGATGCGATTGCATGGAGGCTATCCGATATCAAGGGCATTAGCCCTACTTTTTGCACACATCGCATTCTGATGGAGGATGTTTTCAAGCCTGTAGTGCAGCCGTAG